TCACGCCTCTGCCGCTCGTTCCGGGTGCTGGGCAGCTACCACGTCGCGGACTAGCAATTCTTTCCTTAACCCTGACATCACGCTTTCCCTGTCAACCCCGCCCACTGAGTGGAATGTTGCGGCTTCCATTGTAGATTGCTACGACTCGGCCTGCCGACCCCTGGATCAATGACTGCCAGGACACCGCAGGAGGGGAGCCTTTGGAGCAGCAGTTGGGCAAGTACCGGCTCGTTCGCAGGCTGGCCACCGGAGGCATGGCTGAAGTCTTTCTGGCCAAGGCCGCAGGTCCCATGGGCTTCGAGAAGGAGCTCGTGGTCAAACGCATCCTTCCCCACCTGGCCGAGGACCCTCAATTCGTCGAGATGTTCCTCGCCGAGGCGAAGCTGGCGGCCCGCCTCAACCACGGCAATGTCGTCCAGATCTTCGACTTCGGAGAGCAAGAAGACTCGTACTTCATTGCCATGGAGTACGTGGAGGGGCTCAACCTGAAGGTTCTCTTGAAGAGAACCCTCCAGCAGGGCAAGCCCCTCCCTTTCCCTCTCATTGCCCGCATTGTCTCTCTGGCCTGCGAAGGACTCGCCTACGCCCACGAGTTGGTGGATCCCGACAGCGGTCAGCCCATGAAGTTCATCCACCGGGACATCAGCACCGACAACATCCTCGTGTCGCTCACGGGGGGTGTGAAGGTGGTGGACTTCGGCATTGCCAAGGCCGCCACGGTGGGCTCGCAGACGCAAAGCGGCATCATCAAAGGCAAGCTGCCCTATATGCCGCCCGAGTACCTCATGGCGTCGCCCATCGACCTGCGCTCGGACATCTACGCGCTCGGGGTGGTGCTCTACGAGCTGATCGCGGGCCGCAGGCCCTTTGTGGCGGAGACGGATGTCCTGCTCGCGCAGCTCATCATCCACGGCCTCCCGACGGATCTCCGATCGCTGCGCGAGGGCGTGCCCACACGGCTCGTGCAAGTGCTTGAAAAGGCAATGCACAAGAATCGGGACGAGCGCTATGCCACCTGCCGGCAGATGCAGGCGGACCTCGAGCGCTTCCTCTTCGAGTGCGGCGAGCCCGTGGGAGCCCTTCAGATCGCCGAATGGGTGAAGGCCATGGCCGCGGTGGAGCCCCCACCGACCCGCCGCAATTCACGAGAACTTCCTGTGCTGGCCTCGCCCACCGAGTCCATGGCGAAGCCAGCCACCCGGCCCCTCCGGGCGCCAACGACAGAAGAGTCCTCAGCCCGTCGGCAGGACACGATCATCACCCAGTCGATGTCTCCCGGTGACGAGGAGGACGACGCGGAACTGGCCCGGCTCGTCACGCGGCCTCGCTGGCCCAAAGCCGTCGGGCTTACCGCAGGGGTGCTCCTCCTCGCGGCAGTGCTCTTCTCGCTCTTCTCACATGAACCGGCCCCTGATGCCGCACAGGCGGAGGCGCCTGCGGCGGATGCCCATCAGGCCCCCGCCGTTCCCGCTGCCACCCCACCTCCCGAGGCCCTCCGTCAGAATGACTCCACAGGCCAGCAGCCAACCAAAGCGCCTCAGGCCGTGATTCCCGCAGTCCCCACCGGTGAACCGCCCTCCCCTGAATCCCCGACGGCCAACACGAGCCGCCTGAAGGTGGTGTCCAATCCCGAGGGAGAACTGTGGATCAATGAGAAGGAACGGGGCATGACCCCTTTTGATCGACCAGTGCCTCCCGGCAAGAAGTCCATCGAGGT
This region of Hyalangium minutum genomic DNA includes:
- a CDS encoding serine/threonine protein kinase — protein: MEQQLGKYRLVRRLATGGMAEVFLAKAAGPMGFEKELVVKRILPHLAEDPQFVEMFLAEAKLAARLNHGNVVQIFDFGEQEDSYFIAMEYVEGLNLKVLLKRTLQQGKPLPFPLIARIVSLACEGLAYAHELVDPDSGQPMKFIHRDISTDNILVSLTGGVKVVDFGIAKAATVGSQTQSGIIKGKLPYMPPEYLMASPIDLRSDIYALGVVLYELIAGRRPFVAETDVLLAQLIIHGLPTDLRSLREGVPTRLVQVLEKAMHKNRDERYATCRQMQADLERFLFECGEPVGALQIAEWVKAMAAVEPPPTRRNSRELPVLASPTESMAKPATRPLRAPTTEESSARRQDTIITQSMSPGDEEDDAELARLVTRPRWPKAVGLTAGVLLLAAVLFSLFSHEPAPDAAQAEAPAADAHQAPAVPAATPPPEALRQNDSTGQQPTKAPQAVIPAVPTGEPPSPESPTANTSRLKVVSNPEGELWINEKERGMTPFDRPVPPGKKSIEVIGTHDGHRFNKVQVIQIKEGESRKVSFAFKKSRVQVWANPGMKVLKLDGHPLGKDGWIETYEGWHTLEAVDAVTGKPIPAECKAVAKSRECKASSSFK